The Desulfuromonadaceae bacterium genome window below encodes:
- a CDS encoding cytochrome c family protein, translating to MTKKSTLASLLTATLFIVGFVTMAAASPFKVDLELFKFNPSLIVYEKSSAEFTDPQTCGECHEDKYQEWNGSLHSMAFIDPVYQGELNKATKAVGHSISRQCEGCHSPAGVVTGEIKGPGVSGLSAVAKAGVSCDICHSISALNHDKTPTKEPENGSFVIKPGEDRPDGPVLIKHGPRPLEEGCGDGFHECKQTEFHTQADLCASCHQVYHYEKHFPIEATYNEWKHSPYAQKDIHCQDCHMVDTATFLKVADTLIKPERKDYRHYFNGANYLLYYLGAQAAEKAGDKEQAGRLMHQYEMAVKRLQNAAELEIEPIYRQGALAEVRVRVKNVRAGHNLPTSLTNIRQMWLEIIVKDEKGKVILATGAVAADGSLAEDARLFNSDGMGPDMHFAVDPWIITAFSRHETIPPKGYRDVHYGVTAPKGSKKLTIEAKLRYRQADQKIAEALLGAVPKDIDLARDYGLSKVPTLPVVDMVALQREVAAAQ from the coding sequence ATGACAAAAAAATCGACTCTTGCTTCCCTCCTCACGGCAACACTCTTCATTGTCGGCTTCGTTACAATGGCGGCAGCTTCCCCCTTCAAGGTAGACCTCGAACTCTTCAAGTTCAATCCGTCCCTCATCGTCTACGAAAAATCGTCCGCTGAATTTACCGATCCCCAAACCTGCGGCGAATGCCACGAAGACAAATACCAAGAGTGGAACGGCTCGCTGCACAGCATGGCCTTCATCGATCCGGTTTATCAGGGCGAATTAAATAAGGCGACCAAAGCGGTGGGACACAGTATCTCCCGTCAGTGCGAAGGCTGCCACTCACCGGCCGGGGTTGTCACCGGCGAGATCAAGGGACCGGGGGTGAGTGGTCTCTCGGCCGTGGCCAAGGCCGGCGTCTCCTGCGATATCTGCCATTCGATCAGTGCGCTTAACCACGACAAGACCCCGACCAAAGAACCGGAAAATGGCTCCTTCGTCATTAAGCCGGGGGAAGATCGCCCGGACGGCCCAGTGCTGATTAAACATGGGCCGCGCCCCCTTGAGGAAGGTTGCGGCGACGGTTTTCATGAATGCAAGCAGACCGAGTTCCATACCCAAGCCGATCTCTGCGCCTCTTGTCACCAAGTCTATCACTACGAAAAACACTTCCCGATCGAAGCGACCTACAATGAGTGGAAGCACAGCCCCTATGCCCAGAAGGACATCCACTGTCAAGATTGTCACATGGTCGACACCGCAACTTTTTTAAAGGTGGCGGATACCCTGATCAAACCGGAGCGCAAAGATTATCGGCACTACTTCAACGGCGCCAACTACCTGCTCTATTACCTCGGCGCTCAAGCCGCTGAAAAAGCCGGCGATAAAGAACAGGCGGGGCGGCTGATGCATCAGTATGAGATGGCGGTCAAGCGCCTGCAGAACGCGGCGGAACTGGAGATTGAACCGATTTATCGCCAGGGGGCGCTGGCCGAAGTAAGGGTGCGGGTCAAAAATGTGCGCGCCGGCCACAACCTCCCGACCTCGTTAACCAATATCCGCCAGATGTGGCTGGAGATCATCGTCAAAGACGAGAAGGGGAAGGTCATCCTTGCCACCGGCGCCGTCGCAGCGGACGGTTCACTCGCCGAAGATGCCCGGCTCTTTAACTCGGACGGAATGGGACCGGATATGCATTTTGCCGTCGATCCCTGGATCATTACCGCCTTCTCCCGGCACGAAACCATCCCGCCCAAGGGCTATCGCGACGTTCATTACGGGGTGACGGCGCCAAAAGGGAGCAAGAAACTAACGATCGAAGCAAAACTGCGCTACCGTCAGGCCGATCAGAAGATTGCCGAAGCGCTGCTCGGTGCGGTGCC